The following proteins come from a genomic window of Canis lupus dingo isolate Sandy chromosome 20, ASM325472v2, whole genome shotgun sequence:
- the ANGPTL4 gene encoding angiopoietin-related protein 4 codes for MRRAPSAPAALVLYAAAAGFLSARGSPTPPEPQRFASWDEVNVLAHGLLQLGHGLREHVERTQGQLGALERRLGACGAACKEPGGSAAPPRAPEGLGPRGEAAPEALRSLQTQLKTQNSRIEQLFHKVAQQQRHLEKQQLKIQKLQSQVGLLGPMHLGHGMAKAARKKRLPKMAQLVGPAHNISRLHRLPRDCQELFEEGERQSGLFQIQPQGSPPFLVNCKMTADGGWTVIQRRQDGSVDFNQPWEAYKAGFGDPHGEFWLGLEKVHRILGDRGSRLAVQLQDWEGNAESLQFPVHLGGEDTAYSLQLTAPVANELGATTVAPSGLSLPFSTWDQDHDLRGDKNCAKSLSGGWWFGTCGHSNLNGQYFRSIPHQRQQRKKGIFWKTWRGRYYPLQATTMLIQPTATEAAS; via the exons ATGCGCCGAGCGCCGAGCGCCCCCGCAGCCCTGGTGCTgtacgccgccgccgccggcttCCTGAGCGCGCGGGGCAGCCCGACGCCCCCCGAGCCGCAGCGCTTCGCGTCCTGGGACGAGGTGAACGTGCTGGCGCACGGGCTCCTGCAGCTCGGCCACGGGCTGCGCGAGCACGTGGAGCGCACCCAGGGGCAGCTGGGCGCCCTGGAGCGGCGTCTGGGCGCCTGCGGGGCAGCCTGCAAGGAGCCTGGGGGCTCCGCCGCGCCTCCGCGCGCCCCCGAGGGCCTGGGCCCCCGCGGCGAGGCTGCCCCCGAGGCTCTCCGCAGCCTGCAG ACTCAGCTCAAGACCCAGAACAGCAGGATCGAGCAACTCTTCCACAAGGTGGCCCAGCAGCAGCGGCACCTGGAGAAGCAGCAGCTGAAAATACAGAAGCTGCAGAGCCAG GTGGGCCTCCTGGGCCCCATGCATCTGGGCCACGGGATGGCGAAGGCTGCCAGGAAGAAGAGGCTCCCCAAGATGGCACAGCTCGTGGGCCCTGCTCACAACATCAGCCGCCTGCACC GGCTGCCCAGGGACTGCCAAGAGCTGTttgaagaaggagagaggcaaagtGGACTGTTCCAGATCCAGCCTCAGGGGTCCCCGCCCTTCCTGGTTAACTGCAAGATGACCGCAG ATGGAGGCTGGACTGTCATTCAGAGACGCCAGGATGGCTCCGTGGACTTTAATCAGCCCTGGGAAGCCTACAAGGCTGGCTTTGGAGACCCGCACG GTGAGTTCTGGCTGGGCCTGGAGAAGGTGCACCGCATCCTGGGAGACCGCGGCAGCCGCCTGGCTGTGCAGCTTCAGGACTGGGAGGGCAATGCGGAGTCCCTGCAGTTCCCCGTCCATCTGGGTGGTGAGGACACGGCCTACAGCCTGCAGCTCACGGCGCCTGTGGCCAATGAACTGGGGGCCACCACTGTGGCGCCCAGTGGCCTTTCCCTGCCCTTCTCCACTTGGGATCAGGACCACGACTTGCGTGGTGACAAGAACTGTGCCAAGAGCCTCTCTG GTGGCTGGTGGTTTGGCACCTGTGGCCATTCCAACCTCAACGGCCAGTACTTCCGTTCCATTCCACACCAGCGGCAGCAGCGTAAGAAGGGCATCTTCTGGAAGACCTGGCGGGGCCGCTACTACCCACTGCAGGCCACCACGATGCTGATCCAGCCCACAGCAACTGAGGCAGCCTCCTAG
- the RAB11B gene encoding ras-related protein Rab-11B codes for MGTRDDEYDYLFKVVLIGDSGVGKSNLLSRFTRNEFNLESKSTIGVEFATRSIQVDGKTIKAQIWDTAGQERYRAITSAYYRGAVGALLVYDIAKHLTYENVERWLKELRDHADSNIVIMLVGNKSDLRHLRAVPTDEARAFAEKNNLSFIETSALDSTNVEEAFKNILTEIYRIVSQKQIADRAAHDESPGNNVVDISVPPTTDGQKPNKLQCCQNL; via the exons ATGGGGACCCGGGACGACGAGTACGACTACCTATTCAAAG TGGTGCTCATTGGGGACTCGGGCGTGGGGAAGAGCAACCTGCTATCACGCTTCACCCGCAACGAGTTCAACCTGGAGAGCAAGAGCACCATCGGCGTGGAATTCGCCACCCGCAGCATCCAGGTGGACGGCAAGACCATCAAGGCGCAGATCTGGGACACCGCCGGGCAGGAGCGCTACCGTGCCATCACCTCTGC GTACTACCGCGGTGCAGTGGGCGCACTGCTCGTGTATGACATCGCCAAGCACCTGACCTATGAGAACGTGGAGCGCTGGCTGAAGGAGCTGCGGGACCACGCCGACAGCAACATCGTCATCATGCTGGTGGGCAACAAGAGTGACCTTCGCCACCTACGGGCCGTGCCCACTGACGAGGCCCGTGCCTTTGCCG AAAAGAACAACTTGTCTTTCATTGAGACCTCAGCCTTGGATTCCACCAACGTAGAGGAAGCTTTCAAGAACATCCTCACAG AGATCTACCGCATTGTGTCACAGAAGCAGATTGCAGACCGCGCAGCCCATGACGAGTCCCCTGGCAACAACGTGGTGGACATCAGCGTGCCGCCCACCACCGACGGACAGAAACCCAACAAGCTGCAGTGCTGCCAGAACCTGTGA